A stretch of the Helicoverpa armigera isolate CAAS_96S chromosome 5, ASM3070526v1, whole genome shotgun sequence genome encodes the following:
- the LOC110370396 gene encoding uncharacterized protein LOC110370396: MKTKIPPSANETGPDTLEHCPSGQVMRAATFLGKKSVNMPFLEYLHIGHCRLNITRDYMQTAVDAFAILIGGDLSDVERLPGSYVLRSARTIAMMRLAREKLAATWFVVKGTTPNNKITFETLEKFRPLFKYVSGREMSNLNLSDNKILSFIGSHPDLNRHQVGVVASKYIRLNPRWTDAKYLNIMNNLLCGVPMIFMRRIPENTYLQLTHQLFYHIRACDPLQRRFYLAMMMKTQALGKSYSWSAREVSRLGLLLAEVSGKDLSAINPEAVAGITPQVMLEMPIHSLKSITELQLRYLHPKALNILARKLIEYQNEQLEASDSGVTLRKLTIRLFMTIWFICMMI; encoded by the exons atgaaaactaaaattcCTCCCTCTGCAAATGAGACCGGACCTGATACTTTGGAGCACTGTCCTAGTGGACAAGTTATGCG AGCAGCGACGTTTCTAGGCAAGAAAAGCGTAAACATGCCGTTCCTGGAGTACTTGCACATCGGACACTGCCGACTCAACATCACCAGGGACTACATGCAGACAGCCGTGGATGCCTTCGCAATCCTTATCGGCGGAGATCTGTCCGATGTGGAGCGGTTACCAGGGTCATATGTGTTACGCTCT GCCCGCACAATTGCCATGATGCGATTAGCTCGTGAAAAACTGGCAGCCACGTGGTTCGTGGTAAAAGGTACCACTCCAAACAATAAGATCACTTTCGAGACGCTGGAGAAGTTCCGCCCACTGTTCAAGTATGTCAGCGGCAGGGAGATGTCCAATCTGAACCTCTCAGATAACAAGATACTGTCCTTCATCGGCTCACATCCTGATCTTAATAGGCATCAG GTTGGCGTAGTGGCGAGCAAGTACATAAGACTGAATCCGCGATGGACTGATGCTAAATACCTGAACATCATGAACAACTTGCTGTGTGGAGTGCCCATGATCTTCATGCGAAGGATCCCGGAGAACACTTACTTGCAGCTGACACACCAA ttattttaCCACATACGAGCATGTGATCCCTTGCAGCGCAGATTTTATTTAGCCATGATGATGAAAACTCAG GCATTAGGCAAATCATACAGTTGGAGCGCTCGAGAAGTGTCCCGGCTGGGGTTGCTGCTAGCCGAAGTTAGTGGAAAAGACCTGAGTGCTATCAACCCTGAAGCTGTTGCTGGTATAACCCCACAA GTTATGTTAGAAATGCCGATACACAGTCTGAAGTCGATCACGGAACTACAGCTGCGGTACTTGCATCCGAAGGCGCTCAACATTTTGGCGCGAAAGCTCATTGAATATCAAAACGAACAGCTTGAAGCTTCAGACTCTGGAGTGACCCTACGCAAGCTTACAATACGTTTGTTTATGACCATTTGGTTTATTTGTatgatgatataa
- the LOC110384496 gene encoding trichohyalin, whose amino-acid sequence MNNKSEAKVPNDEGNWQSIEIYLFSNGQQYSPPRKYHLQAEELNWWDATLNHLARSHYGIQHPLIYLYTIDGRLVEGPLELKDGQAYVAVEPPATFIDAGYQKYLIRASRSWEKRQAKKKSQESYRLPPCCTCPDNDCQLHGTCCLCPEKERAAFLEPLLPATPRRNSPGGQYGHGKPIPPDPPADNGKAAEGEIGVRVGERRSVPCEEPLRSGYESGVEESDLTSAGRGQRGGEHRPRPNDSNIPNEYEARLDESESRPDDHGRQLGKSKIPEEKDMVDHQDSLQSIAKVIRSSSFPSGEYKMVPNDDSTSPDKKINLTSEQEVKPTDYEVKLGEKEPRTCDVRPELDESVAGTDESETSLDENRDTRHEDAVKLTEQRPIPTRQSTDQIKSNGEPERDQGEGDEGEVHQPETDVREGIFDPDGKMSEQGSIIQENSKSDQHRSGSDESGFKTDDHVPSTHAECRSHNYSVKSRKIKEKPGETGPKSSGRGSMQDSEKELEEEATRPDKYSNMLGEHEGNSNENDDRSEKHNLEKEDKEYETNNALGKQEEKVSENKRKNSKPECGMLIIMRNFLTDNSSPKESPLGSTGSTTKIRKDIERKRRDSELISEQNDNNIVSGVTTGVNGGREAKGKENQNELQRKSPDQENKTGERGIKNKESESSSDDPNKNKSYKYLQHGERSAEMEHAYQQGGTKEEPRAIEQEHGSGLSEGRDREHAHRTVSREAARNGRVGEKKHNGRESKQRSGECENTRKVVPQRSESEKGEPDKKHREHEHIASTLGPAQDRRGIELKTGQGSEAKEREHDITRAGELKAMEQENDKEMLDETGKEREHRDKAGEAAREGKEGKPKTRQQRNNGRPSEERRGEHEHSSTLVPHRIGEIGQVRKTETSAVQQEHDSGVPEKRHGEPMHGSSTVGTALDGRMREPKTRQQNEGSIPSEAMRREIDVTRDDELRTAEPGHNSRGKPGAKQQENDKGALDQKSREREHASGAEGAARNVREAESRSRQQRNNVRPSEERSGEHEHSSTLDPHRSEETGDQVRKRDAVQQEHDRGAPEKKHRETKHGNSTIRAAQDSRETEPKTRQQGSGSRASEVNGRENDVTRDGEITIDEFGHNTIEGKARAMQKENDKEALDERGREYEQGNRTGEPASAGKERESRTRKQRNNSKPGEERSGEQEHTSTLVPHRTGETGDQEHDSGVPEKMHREPKHGSSIVGTAQYSGEREPETRPQESANVASEVRVREKHVTRDSELTTDESLRDTKGEKARALQHENDNETLDEKREEREHVSRAEEAARNVREGEPRSRQERNNGKRVTSADRNDQHKHIVPQRSEDTGHHVKRGESSSEQQNHDSGVPQKKQREHEHGSSTVKTAQDAREREPKTRKQGKGSRASKVRGRENDATRDGERTTDESGQDIIAEKARDMQQENDKETLDKKGKERELKSRNGEPAPKGKEGEPPRTRQQRNNGSPSKERSEGHDHTSTVVPHRAGESGHHVRKGDTSAVQQEHDRGVPKKRHREPKLVSNTLGSAKHSRGGEPKTRQKGKNGRMEEDRRSEHDVIKNGKLRSVEPGNSKGEEVRAMPQENDSKGYEKGRERKNANRDTEREHSSRVQKTVNGDREEEPRVMQQDHGSRATEDKDTNHASSASELSVDQTERIDTDGSPESKQQRHGRKANEERRSKGDVIRDSEQRTEEAIHDRVRGKATSKQQKHGSGVNEETTEESEDAGRSEDTESDSRKPRPELLKHSGTASQEGGKQTEYTSYVVPQRTGEIGHHIRRGDAIAKQQDKRSGASAEISKERKYASSAEDSECREGEPRTRHQRSGTEASEDRNRKHDVTRDIEKRTGRYGRDAKARQQEHDNEALEKRGIERGYGSKAFEQKARESAYSDRAGYPRASSKERGAKAINEKSKTSKGSSQNTRETGHHGKPGEMRASQQEHGKGASEEIIKGREYSSRAKDTERNARDGEQSTRHQEHGKRPNEDRDQEEDVSRNGEQRNGKTSHMKDGEGRARQQDHGNGVLEERVRERAHGGTAGEIERDGRKREPRSIQQRHGVKANEEKGKERDVNRDGEQRTKDTGHDNRRGEARARQPGREYGSKFGEQRAGVSGQGRVKEDPRASRKERGGVLTDERGKEHVFSTKSGSQRTGESDHRPRRKDQRTRQSDQKVGGHEIRVGDHEARGGDFSVRASYNGARVSNPNSRSIETSARPGTTGARASLKDRINPRTRLGEPRLGLPAVKADEPAARSDQPFVKDNEDKPKIRVSNVESVAVESETGGTGAAGVPRISEAQQHVRNSNVSERTPSMERKRYSSLRRPTPYPIIPLLPRKSDDKKQIETNKDAPKRKLSDKTPVSATNEIDKRHIQKETPKYPIKSIVPPAVPPPTANFNQIPFTSKSTSLTKVISNHKSLLTDSGPVEKAFDNNEIVVVSTNLFRNQESEITSMRLDAVKHVFDSMKDFPDEIIKLPQNIPSSNVNEGVQTLTELVSEAVDKHGHAVSSCKGRGGCTVSSQRDNTVATDDPKENFISILNKGDVVNLKLNIEVRNDQSKKPVNFCQKSGRKSRSLTNITRTEKCSQISIDDDILAQSKSLQSLLNNEYFRGCASDGRPKILVVQCACCGRSNNSPRDPPRSSDSKKYFVLLPNPHQQDKNERCNCETHGQSNSHKILPQSQNSTSEHTIKKTLSNISLETLTAKGVSTHRRDLARYVATTNSTCQTEEPKSDCLIAKHRVSITENSGIRCEFQKESHSQISVITPGLVPEINCQNIQQYTCGSKHLDSHVPLDRSNPYAKVQAQLCPEICPDTCPLSPFHVCQPNCPQTVSHTQARPSEHNQGYSKVFPQLQSQGSSQTCQQVQSEGFPQAGQQFQAQSQEHPQTCSPTCPKGFPQVYPQIYLQVQSQGCQPTCLQAQSQTSRQKSSQGFPPIRREVSDSDTQTQWCSILLEARLHDDGRYSFHLPPLQVLKYYSF is encoded by the exons ATGAATAATAAATCAGAAGCCAAGGTCCCCAATGATGAGGGAAACTGGCAGTCTATcgagatatatttattttcaaatggaCAACAGTACTCTCCGCCGAGGAAGTACCATTTGCAGGCTGAAGAGCTGAACTGGTGGGATGCCACGCTGAACCACTTGGCGCGCTCACATTATGGAATCCA GCATCCACTAATTTATTTGTACACAATTGATGGCCGCCTGGTGGAAGGGCCACTGGAGCTCAAAGATGGCCAAGCATATGTGGCTGTTGAGCCACCAGCAACATTCATTGATGCCGGCTACCAGAAGTATCTTATAAGAGCTTCTCG GTCCTGGGAAAAGAGGCAAGCCAAGAAGAAATCTCAAG aAAGCTACCGACTACCACCATGTTGCACATGCCCCGATAATG ACTGTCAGCTCCATGGAACATGTTGCTTGTGCCCCGAAAAGGAAA GAGCAGCGTTTCTGGAGCCTTTGTTGCCCGCAACCCCTCGCCGGAATTCGCCAGGCGGACAATAC GGACATGGAAAACCGATCCCACCTGACCCGCCTGCGGATAACGGAAAAGCTGCAGAGGGTGAAATTGGAGTCAGAGTGGGCGAACGTAGATCTGTGCCTTGTGAAGAACCTTTACGAAGTGGATATGAATCTGGAGTGGAGGAAAGTGACCTTACATCGGCAGGACGTGGACAAAGAGGGGGTGAGCATAGACCTAGACCTAATGACAGTAATATACCAAATGAATATGAAGCTAGATTGGATGAGAGTGAAAGTAGGCCGGATGATCACGGACGACAATTGGGTAAATCCAAAATACCAGAGGAGAAAGATATGGTTGATCATCAGGATAGTTTGCAATCAATCGCAAAAGTAATACGCAGTAGTTCATTTCCATCTGGTGAATACAAAATGGTACCGAATGATGACTCGACTAGccctgacaaaaaaataaatttgactTCTGAACAAGAAGTTAAACCGACTGATTATGAAGTTAAGTTAGGTGAAAAAGAACCGCGGACATGTGACGTTAGACCTGAATTAGACGAAAGTGTAGCTGGAACAGACGAAAGTGAAACCAGTTTAGATGAAAATAGAGATACGCGCCATGAAGATGCAGTCAAATTAACGGAACAAAGACCTATACCGACTAGGCAATCAACTGATCAAATTAAATCTAATGGTGAACCTGAAAGAGATCAAGGTGAAGGAGATGAAGGTGAAGTACATCAACCTGAAACAGACGTTCGTGAAGGAATATTTGACCCTGACGGGAAAATGTCTGAGCAGGGATCTATAATTCAAGAAAATAGTAAGTCGGATCAGCACAGGTCTGGCTCCGATGAAAGCGGCTTTAAAACGGATGACCATGTACCATCTACACATGCTGAATGTAGATCGCATAATTATTCAGTTAAGTCCCGTAAAATTAAGGAGAAACCTGGTGAAACTGGACCCAAGTCAAGTGGTCGTGGATCAATGCAAGACAGCGAAAAAGAATTAGAAGAGGAAGCAACCAGACCTGACAAATATTCAAACATGCTGGGTGAACATGAAGGTAATTCGAATGAAAATGATGATAGATCAGAGAAACATAACCTTGAAAAAGAAGACAAAGAGTATGAAACAAATAACGCTTTGGGTAAACAAGAAGAAAAggtatctgaaaataaaagaaaaaacagtaAACCAGAATGTGGCATGTTAATTATTATGCGTAATTTCCTAACTGATAATTCTAGTCCTAAAGAAAGTCCTTTAGGTAGCACAGGGAGTACTACCAAGATTAGAAAAGATATCGAAAGAAAAAGGCGAGACAGTGAATTGATCAGTGAACAAAATGACAACAACATTGTATCGGGAGTCACAACGGGCGTGAATGGAGGCCGAGAAGCTAAAGGTaaagaaaatcaaaatgaaCTGCAGCGCAAATCACCTGAtcaagaaaacaaaactggtgaacgtggaattaaaaataaagaaagtgaAAGTAGTTCGGATGATCCCAACAAAAACAAGTCTTATAAGTATTTACAACATGGAGAAAGGAGCGCAGAAATGGAACATGCATATCAACAAGGTGGTACAAAGGAGGAACCAAGAGCCATAGAACAAGAACATGGTAGTGGTTTGTCAGAGGGCAGAGATAGGGAACATGCGCATAGGACCGTATCCCGAGAAGCGGCACGAAATGGTAGAGTGGgtgaaaaaaaacacaatggCAGAGAAAGTAAACAAAGGAGTGGAGAATGTGAAAATACCAGAAAAGTAGTCCCACAAAGATCTGAATCAGAGAAAGGTGAGCCAGATAAAAAGCATAGAGAACATGAGCATATCGCCAGTACCCTAGGACCTGCACAAGATAGAAGAGGAATAGAATTAAAAACTGGACAAGGCAGTGAGGCCAAGGAAAGGGAACATGATATTACTAGAGCTGGTGAACTAAAAGCCATGGAGCAGGAAAATGATAAAGAAATGTTAGATGAAACGGGAAAAGAACGTGAACATAGAGACAAAGCTGGAGAAGCTGCACGCGAAGGCAAAGAGGGAAAACCGAAAACTAGACAACAAAGAAACAATGGTAGGCCAAGTGAAGAAAGGAGAGGAGAACATGAACATTCTAGCACACTAGTCCCACATAGAATCGGAGAGATTGGTCAAGTTAGAAAAACAGAAACGAGTGCCGTACAACAAGAACATGATAGTGGTGTGCCAGAGAAAAGGCATGGAGAACCTATGCATGGCAGCAGTACCGTAGGAACTGCACTAGATGGCAGAATGAGAGAACCAAAAACTAGACAGCAAAACGAAGGTAGTATACCGAGTGAGGCTATGCGAAGGGAAATTGATGTCACCAGAGATGATGAATTAAGAACTGCCGAGCCCGGTCATAACAGCAGAGGAAAACCGGGAGCCAAGCAACAGGAAAATGATAAAGGAGCGTTGGACCAAAAAAGCAGAGAACGCGAACATGCGAGTGGAGCCGAAGGAGCCGCACGCAATGTCAGAGAGGCAGAGTCAAGAAGTAGACAACAAAGAAACAATGTTAGGCCAAGTGAAGAAAGGAGTGGAGAACATGAACATTCCAGCACACTAGACCCACATAGATCCGAAGAGACTGGTGATCAAGTCAGAAAAAGAGATGCCGTACAGCAAGAACATGATAGAGGTGCgccagaaaaaaaacatagagAAACTAAGCATGGCAACAGTACCATAAGAGCTGCACAAGATAGCAGAGAGACAGAACCAAAAACTAGACAACAAGGATCAGGTAGTAGAGCTAGTGAGGTCAACGGAAGGGAAAACGATGTCACTAGAGATGGTGAAATAACAATCGACGAGTTTGGTCATAATACTATAGAAGGTAAAGCGAGAGCCATGCAAAAGGAAAACGATAAAGAAGCGTTAGACGAAAGGGGAAGAGAATATGAACAGGGGAATAGAACCGGAGAACCTGCAAGCGCAGGCAAAGAGAGAGAATCAAGAACTAGAAAGCAAAGAAACAATAGTAAGCCAGGTGAAGAAAGGAGTGGAGAACAGGAACATACCAGCACACTAGTCCCACATAGAACTGGAGAGACTGGCGATCAAGAACATGATAGTGGTGTGCCAGAAAAAATGCATAGAGAACCTAAGCATGGCAGCAGTATCGTAGGAACTGCACAATATAGCGGAGAAAGAGAACCAGAAACTAGACCTCAAGAATCAGCCAATGTAGCGAGCGAGGTCAGGGTTAGAGAAAAACATGTCACCAGAGATAGTGAACTAACAACCGACGAGTCTCTTCGTGATACCAAAGGAGAAAAAGCGAGAGCCCTGCAACATGAAAATGATAATGAAACATTAGACGAAAAAAGAGAAGAGCGTGAACATGTGAGCAGAGCCGAAGAAGCTGCACGCAATGTCAGGGAGGGAGAGCCAAGATCTAGACAAGAAAGAAACAATGGTAAACGAGTAACGAGTGCAGATAGAAATGACCAACATAAACATATAGTCCCACAAAGATCTGAAGATACTGGTCATCATGTCAAAAGAGGAGAATCGAGTAGCGAACAACAAAACCATGATAGTGGTGTGCCACAAAAGAAGCAAAGGGAACATGAACATGGCAGCAGCACCGTAAAAACTGCACAAGATGCCAGAGAAAGAGAACCAAAAACAAGGAAACAAGGAAAAGGCAGTAGAGCTAGTAAGGTCAGGGGAAGAGAAAATGATGCCACCAGGGATGGAGAACGAACAACCGACGAGTCTGGTCAAGATATCATAGCAGAAAAAGCGAGAGACATGCAACAGGAAAACGATAAAGAAACGTTAGATAAAAAGGGAAAAGAACGTGAACTTAAGAGTAGAAACGGAGAACCTGCACCTAAAGGCAAAGAGGGAGAGCCACCAAGAACTCGACAGCAAAGAAACAATGGTAGCCCTAGTAAAGAAAGGAGTGAAGGACATGATCACACCAGCACAGTAGTCCCACATAGAGCCGGAGAGAGTGGTCATCACGTCAGAAAAGGAGATACGAGTGCCGTACAACAAGAGCATGATAGAGGTGTGCCAAAAAAAAGGCATAGAGAACCTAAACTTGTAAGCAACACCTTAGGATCTGCAAAACATAGCAGAGGGGGAGAACCAAAAACCAGACAAAAAGGAAAAAATGGGAGAATGGAGGAAGACAGGAGAAGTGAACACGATGTCATTAAAAATGGCAAATTAAGAAGTGTTGAGCCTGGTAATAGCAAAGGAGAAGAAGTGAGAGCCATGCCTCAGGAAAACGATAGTAAAGGATACGAAAAGGGAAGAGAACGTAAAAATGCGAATAGAGATACAGAAAGGGAACACAGTAGTAGAGTCCAAAAAACTGTAAATGGGGACCGAGAGGAAGAACCAAGAGTTATGCAACAAGACCACGGTAGTAGAGCGACTGAGGACAAAGATACAAATCATGCCAGCAGTGCCAGTGAACTAAGTGTTGACCAGACTGAACGCATTGACACAGATGGATCACCAGAAAGTAAACAACAAAGACACGGTCGTAAAGCGAACGAAGAAAGAAGAAGTAAAGGTGACGTAATCCGAGATAGTGAACAAAGAACTGAAGAGGCTATACATGATCGCGTAAGAGGAAAAGCGACAtccaaacaacaaaaacatgGAAGTGGAGTGAACGAAGAAACTACAGAAGAAAGTGAAGATGCCGGAAGATCCGAAGACACTGAAAGTGATAGTAGAAAACCGAGACCTGAACTGTTAAAGCACAGTGGTACAGCGAGTCAAGAAGGGGGCAAACAAACTGAGTATACGAGCTACGTAGTTCCGCAGAGAACCGGAGAGATTGGCCATCATATCAGGAGAGGAGACGCAATTGCCAAGCAACAAGATAAAAGAAGTGGAGCGAGTGCGGAAATTAGTAAGGAACGTAAATACGCGAGCAGTGCCGAAGATAGTGAATGCAGAGAGGGAGAACCAAGAACAAGACATCAGAGATCCGGTACTGAAGCGAGTGAGGACAGAAATAGAAAACATGATGTAACCAGAGATATCGAAAAAAGAACTGGTCGCTATGGCAGAGATGCTAAAGCCAGGCAACAAGAACATGATAATGAAGCGTTAGAAAAAAGGGGTATAGAACGTGGATATGGGAGCAAAGCCTTCGAGCAAAAGGCCAGGGAGTCTGCCTATAGCGATAGAGCAGGTTATCCAAGAGCCAGTAGTAAGGAACGTGGTGCCAAAGCGATTAATGAAAAAAGCAAAACAAGCAAAGGAAGCTCTCAAAACACGCGTGAGACAGGTCATCACGGTAAACCAGGAGAAATGAGAGCCAGTCAACAAGAACATGGAAAAGGAGCGAGCGAAGAAATTATTAAAGGGCGCGAATATTCCAGTAGAGCCAAAGACACTGAACGCAATGCCAGAGACGGAGAACAAAGTACTAGACATCAAGAACACGGTAAAAGACCAAATGAGGATAGGGATCAAGAAGAGGATGTATCCAGAAATGGTGAACAAAGAAATGGAAAGACAAGTCATATGAAAGATGGAGAAGGGAGAGCCAGGCAACAAGATCACGGTAACGGAGTGTTAGAAGAAAGGGTTAGAGAACGGGCACATGGGGGCACTGCCGGAGAAATCGAACGCGATGGCAGAAAAAGGGAACCAAGATCTATACAACAACGACATGGTGTTAAAGCGAACGAAGAAAAAGGTAAAGAACGTGATGTTAATAGAGATGGCGAACAAAGAACTAAAGATACTGGTCATGACAACAGAAGAGGAGAAGCCAGAGCCAGGCAACCAGGTCGAGAATATGGAAGCAAATTCGGTGAGCAACGAGCCGGAGTGTCTGGCCAAGGTCGTGTAAAAGAAGATCCAAGAGCCAGTAGAAAAGAACGTGGTGGAGTGCTGACTGATGAAAGGGGCAAAGAACATGTATTTTCAACCAAATCAGGTTCACAAAGAACTGGGGAAAGTGACCATCGTCCTAGGCGGAAAGACCAAAGAACTAGACAAAGTGATCAAAAGGTCGGGGGTCATGAAATCAGAGTCGGTGATCATGAAGCTAGGGGTGGTGATTTTAGTGTCAGGGCTAGTTATAACGGGGCCAGAGTCAGTAACCCTAATTCCAGATCAATTGAGACTAGTGCGAGACCAGGTACAACTGGAGCCAGAGCTAGTCTTAAGGATAGGATAAATCCTAGAACCAGATTGGGTGAACCCAGGCTAGGTCTACCTGCAGTCAAAGCAGATGAACCTGCGGCACGATCTGATCAACCTTTCGTAAAAGACAATGAGGATAAACCTAAAATTAGAGTCAGTAATGTAGAGTCCGTAGCGGTCGAAAGTGAAACGGGGGGAACCGGAGCAGCTGGAGTTCCACGCATATCTGAAGCTCAGCAACATGTTCGAAACAGTAACGTAAGTGAAAGAACACCATCAATGGAAAGAAAACGCTATTCGTCCTTAAGGAGGCCGACTCCTTATCCAATTATTCCCTTACTTCCAAGAAAATCTGACGATAAGAAACAAATTGAAACTAACAAGGATGCCCCTAAAAGAAAGCTGTCGGACAAAACACCTGTTTCGGCGACCAATGAAATTGATAAAAGACATATACAAAAAGAAACACCAAAGTATCCAATCAAAAGCATTGTTCCACCTGCCGTTCCCCCGCCGACAgcaaattttaatcaaattccaTTTACATCAAAATCTACTTCACTTACCAAGGTGATATCTAACCACAAGAGTCTTTTGACTGATAGCGGTCCTGTGGAGAAAGCTTTCGATAACAACGAAATCGTTGTTGTGTCCACAAATCTATTCAGAAATCAGGAAAGCGAGATTACGTCTATGAGATTGGATGCGGTCAAACATGTTTTTGATAGCATGAAGGATTTTCCAGATGAGATAATAAAACTACCACAAAACATTCCTTCTAGTAACGTTAATGAGGGAGTCCAAACATTAACGGAATTAGTTTCAGAAGCAGTTGACAAACACGGTCATGCAGTATCCAGTTGCAAAGGCAGAGGTGGATGCACGGTTTCTAGCCAACGAGACAACACGGTCGCTACCGACGATCctaaagaaaactttatatcaattttaaataaaggtGATGTTGTCAacctgaaattaaacattgaagTTCGCAACGACCAGTCCAAAAAACCAGTAAATTTTTGTCAGAAGAGTGGTCGCAAGTCGCGGTCGTTAACAAATATTACGAGAACAGAGAAATGTTCTCAGATATCTATTGACGACGATATATTAGCACAAAGCAAGTCGTTGCAGTCTCTGCTGAACAACGAGTATTTTCGCGGATGTGCATCCGACGGTCGTCCAAAGATATTGGTTGTCCAGTGCGCTTGTTGTGGAAGATCGAACAACTCCCCTCGTGATCCTCCGCGAAGCAGTGACAGTAAAAAGTATTTCGTGTTGCTGCCAAACCCACACCAACAAGACAAAAATGAGAG ATGTAATTGTGAAACGCACGGTCAGTCCAACAGCCACAAAATTCTTCCACAGTCACAAAATTCAACTTCAGAACACACAATAAAAAAGACTCTTTCAAACATATCCTTGGAAACACTTACGGCAAAGGGAGTGTCAACACACAGGCGTGACTTAGCACGATACGTTGCAACTACTAACTCGACATGTCAAACTGAAGAGCCGAAAAGCGACTGCCTAATAGCCAAACATAGAGTGAGCATTACCGAAAACTCAGGAATTAGGTGCGAGTTTCAAAAAGAGAGTCACTCCCAGATATCTGTGATAACGCCGGGTCTTGTGCCTGAGATCAACTGTCAAAATATACAACAATATACATGCGGAAGCAAGCACTTAGATTCCCACGTGCCACTAGATCGCTCAAACCCGTATGCTAAGGTACAGGCACAGCTATGCCCCGAAATATGCCCTGATACCTGTCCTCTTTCCCCGTTTCATGTATGCCAACCAAACTGTCCGCAAACAGTTTCTCATACCCAGGCTCGCCCAAGTGAACACAACCAGGGGTATTCAAAGGTGTTTCCCCAATTGCAATCCCAGGGATCTTCACAGACGTGCCAACAAGTACAGTCCGAAGGATTTCCACAGGCTGGCCAACAATTTCAG GCACAGTCGCAAGAACATCCTCAAACGTGCAGTCCAACATGTCCAAAAGGTTTTCCCCAAGTGTACCCACAGATATACCTGCAAGTGCAGTCTCAAGGGTGCCAGCCGACCTGCCTGCAAGCGCAGTCACAAACGAGCCGGCAAAAATCGTCGCAAGGGTTCCCGCCAATACGCAGAGAAGTTTCTGACTCGGATACGCAGACGCAATGGTGCAGTATTTTG ttagaaGCGCGTCTTCATGATGACGGCCGTTACTCTTTCCATCTGCCACCGTTGCAAGTTTTGAAGTATTattctttttga